In Euphorbia lathyris chromosome 2, ddEupLath1.1, whole genome shotgun sequence, the sequence caagaagcaactggagctggcccccaaacatccagatgtaagttTTCAAAAGTAAATGTGCTAGAGCGACTAATAGATGGTAAAGAGCTCATTGTAAGCTTGCCTAATGGACAAAAAGAACATTTGCTAACTGGTTTTGAAGAGGATGGATTGTTTCCTTTGAGAACTGAgctgactgtctgattctgacaatgtccaagccgtgcatgccacctttcaaaagacaccttctctccaactagcgcctccttcagggtgggtgtaagcacatagagtccatctttactcgggccccgtaacaggatttccccagttgtttggtccttcacaagaaaatggttaggccaaaattcaaagaaacatgagttgtcacgggtaaatttttgaacagataataaagatttggtaagcttgggaacaagtagggcatcattaattttcagattattgatatttgaatttccaaagtgagaaatttgcaaaccttgaccatTGCCAAACTGAACTGTATCATATCCTGGATATGGCTGCATTTGTTGAAGATGAGCCGGATTTGCCATTATGTGATTAGTTGCTCTTGTGTCTGGGTACCACGACTGattaggacccatgaatggattcGGTGGTTGTTGCCATGCCATATGCGCTTGTGGTCCAGGATTGTATTGTGCTCTTGAATTGTTCTTTGGCCTTTTGCACTTGTCAGCCCAGTGGCTTGGATCACCACAATTGTAGCACTTGccacttcttcttttctttggattctgcttctttacttgattTGTTTCCATGGTGGATACATTGGCCTCAGGCTGAAGCAGAGTTGTCTTTCTGGTCGATTGAATCATGCCCTCAACTATCTTCAAGCTATGCAAAATCTCTTGATAGTTGATGTTTGTACCGCGCTGAGTTACAAGATTCTGAACAGTGGAGCGATACTCTTCTGCTAAACCTTTGTAAAGGACTGACGGTAGTAGATGCCGAGGATAGGGATTCCCTGAGGCAGCcagatcatcaaggatggatTTCACTTTTTGCATATATGCCGTAACAGACATTCCTCCCTGCTCAAGTTCATGCAGTTCGACTCCCATCTGAAACTGCTTGCTGCCTGTAATTAGCCCATAGGCATCCTCTAAGGCTAGCCAAATGTCATGTGAATATTTGAGATATGCAATTTCAGAAAATACCTCTTCGGTGATTgaatttaggagcaaagtcctaaccacattttctacatcatcccattgaataaaagatggatttatgattaaatccgTAGCTGATGTCACAAAACCTGTTCTAGGAATAAATTTGGGTGGAGGTGGTGTTGAACTGAGAatatgaggaagaagatgataggtttgaagggtggattccatggacattctccatgctttgtagttgtttggtgttaatttgatgttaatgTTGATATTTGTGGGTGGTTGTCTTGGTTGTTCAACATGAGTGGAGATAGGTTCTGAAGGGACAGGATTGTTTCTAGTATGAGGAATGGATGGGGAAATAAAGTTGTGTCTAACATTGTTTGACGGTGCATCAACAGTGTTATGAAACGAATTTGAGAAGAAAGAAGGTGAGGGATCATGGGATAATTGAGTATTGTAACAAAACGGTGAAGTATAAGATTCAGAAATAACCTGATTTCTATTACTGGTTTCGGCTGCCTGATACGCTGCTAGGGCAGCAAGAACTGATGGAGAAAATAGAGTTGGAGGTGTCGTCGATTGTTGCAATTGAGTGGATGGCTGCTGAACCCGGGTTTGTTGATTTTACGGCAGCGGAACTGCTGCCTGGTATGCCGCAAGCGCGGCTAGCACCGCTGCATCGGCTGTGGAGTTCGTCGGAGTCACGAGAGGCACGGCTTGCACGTTGACAGCAGCGGTAGCGGGGATCGCGTTGACAGCGGCGGTAGTGGGGATCGCGGCTTGCGCGTTCTGCTGCTTCGTGCCGCCAAGGCTTGCCGCTTGGAATGCGGCTAGCGCATCGCGGACTGCCTGCGGCAGGAGGTCACCGACGGTCTGTTGCTGTTGCGTGGGTTGCGGCTCACGGTGAACGACAGCCGCTGTGAGGGCCGCCTGCGGCTCACGATGTTGCTGACGCTGTTGCGCCTGTTGTGCGGCTAGGGCGTCAAGAACCGCCTGTGGCAGCAAATCTGTCGCGGTTGTCGCAGGCGGCTGCGACGCTTGTGGCGGAGGATTGTTTGCTGCGAGGAACGACGATTCACCGGTTACAAACGGAGAGGTGAATCGCCAACCCGAGCTCGGTGCGACTGAATCGCCGGACACGATTGGATCTGCGGCGGCAGACGAGGCGGCGGCAGTCGCAGTGGCGGCGGCTGCGGCAATGGCGGCTTTGTATTGGGAATAGGTCGGGGATTGAGGATGATCAGAGGATTCGGAGGATGCGGAagttgatactactgataccatgttgGATGAATGATTTGATAATGATAGGAATATGGAGATAGACAGATAAGTAATAGGCACAATAAtgaattgaatcagcttaatgattctggctcagaggccttgtatttatagtgagccaataataGTTTGTATAAGAATACAATACATAAGTATAGtcgtattgaaactctacctagctaggaatatagacagagtaaaactctaactagataggaatctatttacagagataattagaatattatctctaacattacATACTTCTTATTTGGTTAGTttgttcaacttttttttttaatttgcttCTTTGTATATCTAATTTGTtcaatatttaatttcattGCAATGACTAAACATTTTCTTTGTCAACAGATTGAAACTTGCCTGGCTATCCTTCTACCTCTTGCTCTTTCATACTTCTTATTTGGTTAGTTCActcaacttttttttatttgttcttcTTTGTTTATCTAATTTGTtcaatatttattttctttttgcaatgactaaacatttttttttgtcaacagATTGAAAACTTGCGTGGCTATTCTTCTAAGGTATTCTGCTATAcctttttatatacatataatttgtAATTATGTTTATTTCTTCCAAACACCCAATTGTAATTGTTTGTTTGGAAAACATAAATCTAAAATTTGCTATATTAAAACAATctaaaaacaaataatttactacatgtattaattttataatattattttaatttattgaaCAGATGgttttatcaataaagatacCTTTGGACTCTTTGCTTAATGAATTTTTTACTCGAATAGAGTTTCCTCCGTACACTGAAAATTTTAGTTGGGATCCTGACAGTGATCTATTTTGCTGTTGTATTTTGTTACCCTCTCTTAATTATAGAGGTATTGACTCACAGCCAATTGATATATGAGGATATAGTGACAATAATTTTGATGAAGCAAAATATTACGCTGTCTATCAAACACTTGCATACTTAAAACCACTGTATAATATTGAAATCCATGATTTCAATTTTGAACTAATTTCGgaactaaatgaaaaaaaaaaaaattctcgaCGTTGCTCGCAACAAAGGAATGAAGACTTTGATATCATTAGATCATAAATATGATAAGCTTAAGGAATCATATGATCACACCATTTCAGTCCTTCGATCAATTAGCAGTATATTTTGTGGGTTTAGATTAGCTGATCCAagtaataattaaatttgtaatttttttttttaatttaatgtataacttaaaattgtatttatacatatatattttcgTATTATAGTTGTAgttaaaaaaatagtataattactattgtttgtcatatttttcAGTATTAATGAtattatatgtatttttttaacttaagtaattttgtttctttgcttaatttattttttcaaatttaatataTTGTAATATAAATAGATATGTAAAATTCATGCATGTTGCATgcataaaattaatatataaatatttcagATTACATTTTACAGTAGATAGATCCTTATTGTTTAGAATAGATAGAATTTTATTGTTTagaaatattttattataactatatgtttacttattttttatatttttatataattttttaactattgacatatatatttttttccgtGGTTTATATCTTGGTTTGCTTTATTATTTAGTCACATTTGAGTGacttttaaaaattaagttttttttaaactaattaTTGGTATACTGTTGATTTACTTTACAATTTAATCATATTTAAATAACATATTAATAGAAATCACTTTAtttttaaactaataaaaaattaattctatttactcacattttattttttaaatataaaatatgtaGTATTTTTGTATTAgttttaaaaatgtgaaaatatattagttatcataatttttttaaaatattgtttattaaattattcatattttatcaaattattatttacaaatataaattaattttctaataCATACATATTATATCATTGTCCTTTTAACTTATTGCAAGATGATACAAATTTTATGTTACTTTTATGTATTATGaaagtacaattttttttttaaattacataaataagTTTGATATAATTAATAAGtagatataaataaatttattttgcttttattaagttattttttttatatgtcagATGACAAATATGATCGTTTTCTTGGAAGCGGTTCTCCGATGTACCCTAAATGAATTAGGTCTACCACCACCAATAATTGATTGTGAACATAATGAATTTGGTCTGTACACTTGCCGAGTTTCATCCAGTTATCGTGATAATCTTAACAATGAACAAACTTTGGTCTTGCGCGGTATAAGTCCGGAGAGTGAAAGCATGGCTAGGAAAAAAGCTTGCTACTCAGTTTTAAGAGCACTCCAACAGTTCTACAATTTTGAAGTAATTGATTTCAATCATAATAATGCATTCGTCTTACATGAAGCTTATATGGAGGCGTTGCATGAATACAAAAATACTATTTTAATCCCTCATACAAATCTTCTTTCAGCTTAtagttctttaaaaaaaaatgtctagagtCAAGTATTTAATATCCCAACTTAAACCAATTATTAATAAGATAAACAAGCTAACATGAATGTAAATGTTCAGCTTTTCTATATGTTATTAAAAAATTGTAATAAGTAGTTTGCTGCAATTTATTATCATGTAGTACttattgattattttgattgcatacttaatattttttttaatgtatatgTAAGCTCCGTTGTCTTAATACATATATGGAATCAGTTTCGACACGTAATCTTGAAGACCACAATCTTATAGAAACCCCAATACAACTTAACCTTGGTAATCTAACtaaatttctttttaaaattttgtagtAGCATTTACGGTTgtgaaatttatttattttttaattattaaaatgcAGATAATGATTACGACAATTGTTTTCTCCAAATCTTAAGAACAGAACACAACCCATCCAAACGGAAACGTTTGTCAAAACATATCAATACGAGTTCTTCTTATTCTTCAACCATATTAGACCTCAATCCTTTTGAGCATTCCTCTTTTACATATCCTGGTTTGCAACAACAAACTAATTTGGTTGATATTCCGATTTCTATCGACCAAACAATATCGATTCGCTACAACAATGCAGAGTGCATTAAAAGTTCGTACGAAAATTTATCTTCTTTATTTGCTAAGGATAAAAGCACgaaaaaaatgcatgtggtttgcccaatttgcaaacagatgcatgtggtttaaaagtttacaaataaaggtcCGAGGTATGTtctatttacaaaataaagtattaCAATTATACAGTTAAATTCTAATTACAACTAAAGACATTTTTATCCtggaaaaaattattcttatatATCAGCAAAACACAACCCTCGAAAAAAAACtttctaaatcgaaacaataaataatatggtgaaattttacgtttttactaatctgacagtttatgaactaatttgatatttaagttcatttgcatggttgcaatttgattttgggatatgtgttttgtcaatatataaatgtaattgaaaaaaaaaatctcttattgtcatcaattacttaaaagtttaaatttaaatactttGCTTTGTTAAAAAAAGCATACCACATACctttatttgcaaacttttaaaccacggaccCTTATTTACAAATAAGGCAAATCACGAGCATTTTTTTTCTTACTTTATCCTTTTCTAAATACtaaattttttaacttttttttttaaatctagaTGTACCACTCTCTAATTATGGAGTGCCGTCGTGCATTTGCCCATTTTGTGGGGCTTTTTTTTGGCGGGAAGAGGCTATGAAATCTACATTTAATAATACTACACCGACATTTAATAGATGTTGTAAAAAAGGTTTAATCAAATTACCTCATTTTCCCAAACCTCCGGATTATCTTGAAACTCTTTTAAACAATCAAACTAATGCAACTTATACCAAATTCATGGATAACATACGGATTTACAATTCAATGTTTTCATTCACTTCTATAGGTGCCAAAATAGATAACAATATAAATAAA encodes:
- the LOC136218846 gene encoding uncharacterized protein isoform X1 is translated as MEQLQWEMYELRKSNASLLGNADTNAQLRRGSSSSTRTSKLKLLKKELQCCLCYDKQADTFLYRLKLAWLSFYLLLFHTSYLIENLRGYSSKMTNMIVFLEAVLRCTLNELGLPPPIIDCEHNEFGLYTCRVSSSYRDNLNNEQTLVLRGISPESESMARKKACYSVLRALQQFYNFEVIDFNHNNAFVLHEAYMEALHEYKNTILIPHTNLLSAYSSLKKNV
- the LOC136218846 gene encoding uncharacterized protein isoform X2, with translation MEQLQWEMYELRKSNASLLGNADTNAQLRRGSSSSTRTSKLKLLKKELQCCLCYDKQADTFLYRLKLAWLSFYLLLFHTSYLIENLRGYSSKMVLSIKIPLDSLLNEFFTRIEFPPYTENFSWDPDSDLFCCCILLPSLNYRGIDSQPIDI